The following proteins are co-located in the bacterium genome:
- a CDS encoding glycine--tRNA ligase, with translation MIENLMDKVVSLCKRRGLIFQSSDIYGGLANTWDYGPYGVELKNNVKRAWWKSVVYE, from the coding sequence ATGATAGAAAATCTAATGGATAAGGTGGTTTCTCTTTGCAAACGTCGTGGATTGATTTTTCAGTCCTCCGATATCTACGGTGGTTTGGCAAACACATGGGATTACGGTCCTTATGGCGTAGAGTTAAAAAACAATGTCAAACGCGCCTGGTGGAAATCGGTAGTTTACGAAT
- the waaF gene encoding lipopolysaccharide heptosyltransferase II — MTAVFKTDETRILILKPSALGDIVHALPLLASLKKSFPNRYIAWGVKEKFAELLEKHPYLDEVIIWKKHGFWKFARDIRQRRFDIVLDLQGLFRTGLITYLSGATQRWGFAKEETKEQQFFFLNIRIPTPSANIVEKYLDFVEPLQAEKIIEFPIPEKESAKEHIGQYFQRTDVSPNDKVIALIQGAGWGNKTWKAERFAQLGRLLSAKKNWKVMLIWGVGEAEKEKAQKINKMASDKLLIAPATTISQLVSLLKRCSLAVGGDTGPLHLAAALGLPVVGLYGPTPPSRNGPFTEKKEIIYHNPACSPCWKRICRNKNNECIDSIQVEEVMKAIENLEAKYF, encoded by the coding sequence ATGACAGCTGTATTTAAAACTGACGAAACACGTATTCTCATATTAAAACCATCTGCTCTAGGCGATATAGTTCATGCATTACCCTTGCTTGCTTCATTAAAAAAATCTTTTCCAAACAGATATATTGCCTGGGGAGTTAAAGAAAAATTTGCCGAACTTTTGGAGAAACATCCTTATTTAGATGAGGTTATAATATGGAAAAAACACGGCTTCTGGAAATTTGCAAGAGACATAAGACAAAGAAGATTTGACATTGTTCTTGACCTCCAGGGACTATTCAGAACAGGTCTTATTACATATCTTTCAGGAGCTACTCAAAGATGGGGATTTGCAAAAGAGGAAACAAAAGAGCAGCAATTTTTCTTTCTAAATATAAGAATCCCTACGCCAAGCGCCAATATAGTCGAAAAATATCTGGATTTCGTTGAACCTTTACAGGCAGAAAAAATAATAGAATTTCCGATTCCGGAAAAAGAATCAGCAAAAGAACATATAGGGCAATATTTCCAACGAACAGATGTTTCGCCTAATGATAAAGTAATCGCTTTAATTCAAGGTGCCGGATGGGGAAACAAGACATGGAAAGCAGAAAGATTTGCTCAATTGGGAAGACTGCTTTCCGCAAAGAAAAACTGGAAGGTAATGCTTATCTGGGGTGTAGGGGAAGCCGAAAAAGAAAAAGCGCAGAAAATAAACAAAATGGCTTCGGATAAACTTCTAATCGCTCCAGCTACCACAATTTCTCAACTTGTATCTTTATTGAAAAGATGTTCTCTGGCTGTCGGCGGAGATACGGGACCTCTTCATTTAGCCGCCGCATTGGGACTGCCTGTTGTAGGACTTTATGGACCAACTCCCCCGTCTAGAAATGGTCCTTTTACAGAAAAAAAAGAAATAATCTACCATAATCCTGCCTGCTCTCCATGCTGGAAAAGAATATGCAGGAATAAAAACAATGAATGCATAGATTCAATACAGGTCGAAGAAGTAATGAAAGCAATAGAGAATTTGGAAGCAAAGTATTTTTAA